Sequence from the Desulfovibrio sp. UIB00 genome:
GCTCATGAGCAGCCCTGCTGCGGCAGACCAGCGCGCAGCTCTGGGCCTGAACGCCGATGCCTCGGTTCTGCTCATCAGCACCGAGGGCGACACTGTGCCGCACATCTACAAAAAGATTGTCTGGCAGGGCGCGTATGCGGATGAGGAGTGCGCCTGACACCAGCCGCACCCGTCAAGAATTGTGCATATGCCCATATGCGCCCATTAGCGGTTGTTTTCCCATTCCTTTTTCAACAGCGCATAAAGGCATGTGTTTTCGTATTTGGGCGTTCCATCGGCATTGCTGACAAATGAAATGAACTCCTTGAAAAGCCCTTCCCTGCGCATGCCCATCCGCTCGCACAGTTTTTGCGAGCGGATGTTGTCATCTTCCACATAGGCATATATCCGCCGTGCGCCCTTGCGGGTAAAAAGAATATCAAGAAACGCCCTTGCGGCCTCGCTTGCGTATCCTTTTCCCTCATGGCTGGCGTTCAGATGCCAGCCCACGCCATAGGTATCCGGTTCATCATTCGCGGCAAACATCAGCCCGATCATCTCATCCTGCTCTTTGAGGCAAACCGCCAGTTGCACGGGGTCTGCGCTTCGCCGCGCAACATCGGCAACCGCCGCGTCCATCGAGTCCAGACGGTCAGACGCAAAACAGTGGACGCGTGGGTGCGAAAGCATTTCAAGGAGGCCTGCCGCGTCCTTGGCTTCAAAAGGTCTCAGGACAAGACGTTCCGTTTCAAATTTTATCACAGCAACCTCCTGTATTTCAAAATCATCATCTCTGATCATGGCATGCTCAATGTTGTTCTTGCTGGGCCGCAGGCTCGGCAGAAGGTCCTTTCCGCCGCAGCTTTCCGCTGAAAAAACGGTTCACTACAATGAAGAACAGCGGCGTGTAGTAAATGCCCAGGCCTGTTGCGGTGATCATGCCTGTCAGCACGGCTGTACCAAGGGCGTTTTGCGCGCCGGAGCCCGCCCCGCTGCTGAGCGCCAGCGGCACCACACCAAGGATGAAGCATAGCGAAGTCATTATGATAGGCCGCAGGCGAAGCCGGGAGGCCTCTACCGTGGCTGCAACCAGATCCTTGCCGCCCCGGTGCATTTCTCTGGCAAATTCCACGATCAGGATTGAGTTCTTGGCCGACAGGCCAATGATCGTCAGCAGTGCAATTTGCAGGTAGATGTCGTTATTCATGCCGCGCAGGTACACGCCGCCCAAGGCGCCCACAATGCCGGTGGGCACCGCCAGCAGCACCGCCAGCGGGATAGTCCAGCTTTCGTACAGGGCAGCCAGGCAAAGAAAGACCACGATAATGGAAACAGCGTAGAGCAAAGGGGCCTGGCTTGCGGACACACGCTGCTGATAGGAAAGCCCCGTCCAAGCATAGTCAAAGCCGGGGGGCAGACTTGCCGCGCTTTTTTCCATTGCCGCCATGGCCTGCCCGGTGCTTTGCCCCGGTGCGGCGGCCCCTTCAATCTTTACGGACGGTATGCCCTGATAGCGGGTCAGGCTTGGGGAAGCCAGAACAGACTTTACGCCGATAAAACTGGAGAACGGCACCATCTCGTCCTTGGTGTTGCGCAGATAAAAACGGCTGAAATCGCCTATTCCGGAGCGAACCGAAGGCTCCGCCTGAAAGTAAACCTTTTTTGTTCTGCCCTTATCCGAAAAATCGTTGATATATTCGCCCGCCCAGTAGGCGCTGATGGCGCTGTTTATTTCAGCTCTGGTCAGGCCGTAAGCGCCAGCCTTGCTGTTGTCGATGACCAGATCATACTGCTCGGTATCGGCCATGCCGCTATACCTTACGCTGGTAACAGCAGCGGATTTTGCCGCACTTTCCAGCAGGGCATCCTTGGCCGTGAGCAAGGCCGCGTGCCC
This genomic interval carries:
- a CDS encoding GNAT family protein: MIKFETERLVLRPFEAKDAAGLLEMLSHPRVHCFASDRLDSMDAAVADVARRSADPVQLAVCLKEQDEMIGLMFAANDEPDTYGVGWHLNASHEGKGYASEAARAFLDILFTRKGARRIYAYVEDDNIRSQKLCERMGMRREGLFKEFISFVSNADGTPKYENTCLYALLKKEWENNR